In Streptomyces sp. NBC_00878, a single window of DNA contains:
- the sepH gene encoding septation protein SepH, with protein sequence MPELRVVAVSNDGTRLVLKAADSTEYTLPIDERLRAAVRGDRPRLGQIEIEVESHLRPRDIQARIRAGASAEEVAQLAGIPVDRVRRFEGPVLAERAFMAERARKTPVRRPGETTGPQLGEAVQERLLLRGADKETVQWDSWRRDDGTWEVLLVYLVAGEPHSASWTYDPPRRLVQAVDDEARSLIGESDDLAAAEPSFPFVPRIARLPRDRPMDRALDRQTERPSLPPPMPELESEETAGERDSLTSLLEAVPSFRGDMVVPERPSTAPAASTTSTTERPEAEEPLDPEPEAEEPPAPAASAGSAYADVLMPRSVSSHRDRLVGATDRQAEADGVRPGRRAAVPSWDEIVFGTRRKKQD encoded by the coding sequence ATGCCCGAACTGCGTGTCGTGGCCGTCTCTAACGACGGCACACGGCTGGTGCTGAAGGCTGCGGACAGCACGGAGTACACGCTTCCGATCGATGAGCGTCTGCGCGCCGCCGTACGCGGCGACCGTCCCCGCCTCGGCCAGATCGAGATCGAGGTGGAGAGCCATCTCCGCCCCCGAGACATCCAGGCGCGTATACGTGCGGGAGCGTCCGCCGAAGAGGTCGCCCAGCTCGCGGGTATCCCCGTCGACCGGGTACGCCGCTTCGAGGGGCCCGTACTCGCCGAGCGCGCCTTCATGGCGGAGCGAGCCCGGAAGACCCCTGTCCGCCGCCCAGGCGAAACCACCGGTCCCCAGCTCGGCGAGGCGGTGCAGGAGCGGCTCCTGCTGCGCGGCGCCGACAAGGAGACCGTCCAATGGGACTCCTGGCGCCGTGACGACGGCACCTGGGAAGTCCTGCTGGTCTACTTGGTGGCGGGCGAACCGCACTCGGCGAGCTGGACGTACGACCCGCCCCGGCGGCTCGTCCAGGCCGTGGACGACGAGGCGCGCTCGCTGATCGGCGAGTCCGACGACCTCGCCGCGGCCGAGCCCAGCTTCCCGTTCGTGCCACGCATCGCCCGGCTGCCGCGCGACCGTCCGATGGACCGCGCCCTGGACCGGCAGACGGAACGGCCGAGCCTGCCCCCGCCGATGCCCGAGCTGGAGTCGGAGGAGACCGCCGGCGAGCGGGACTCTCTCACCAGCCTCCTGGAGGCCGTGCCCAGCTTCCGCGGCGACATGGTGGTGCCCGAGCGTCCCTCGACCGCTCCCGCCGCCTCGACCACCTCCACCACGGAGCGTCCCGAGGCGGAGGAACCACTCGACCCGGAGCCCGAGGCGGAGGAGCCCCCGGCTCCCGCGGCCTCGGCGGGTTCCGCCTACGCGGACGTCCTCATGCCGCGTTCGGTGAGCAGTCACCGCGACCGGCTCGTCGGCGCCACCGACCGGCAGGCGGAGGCGGACGGCGTCCGTCCGGGACGTAGAGCGGCCGTACCGAGCTGGGACGAGATCGTCTTCGGGACCCGCAGGAAGAAGCAGGACTAG
- a CDS encoding sulfurtransferase, whose amino-acid sequence MNAIISAPELASDLAGPNPPVVLDIRWQLGGPNLRSAYEEAHIPGAVYVDLDSELAAPAGSAGRHPLPDMEAFGAAVRAAGVSEDRDVIVYDGGLGWAAARAWWLLRWTGHPSVRVLDGGLAAWGGPVESGSPTPAAGTFVPAPGALPLLDADGAAALARTGLLLDARAAERYRGDVEPIDRVGGHIPGAVSAPTTENVAESGRFHPAADLADRFKSLGATGTSEVGVYCGSGVSGAHEVLALAVAGIPAALYVGSWSEWSQDDGRPVATGPDPQ is encoded by the coding sequence ATGAACGCCATCATCTCCGCACCCGAACTCGCGAGCGACCTGGCGGGCCCGAACCCGCCGGTCGTCCTGGACATCCGCTGGCAGCTCGGCGGTCCGAACCTGCGCTCCGCCTACGAGGAGGCGCACATTCCGGGGGCCGTCTACGTGGACCTGGACTCGGAACTCGCCGCTCCGGCCGGATCGGCGGGCCGCCATCCGCTGCCCGACATGGAGGCCTTCGGAGCGGCTGTGCGGGCGGCCGGGGTGTCCGAGGACCGTGATGTGATCGTGTACGACGGAGGGCTCGGCTGGGCCGCCGCGCGAGCTTGGTGGCTGCTGCGCTGGACGGGTCATCCGTCGGTGCGTGTGCTTGACGGCGGCCTCGCGGCCTGGGGTGGCCCGGTCGAGTCCGGCAGCCCGACTCCGGCCGCCGGCACCTTCGTACCCGCCCCCGGCGCGCTGCCCCTCCTCGACGCCGACGGTGCGGCGGCGCTGGCCCGCACCGGTCTGCTCCTCGACGCCCGGGCCGCCGAGCGCTACCGGGGCGACGTCGAGCCGATCGACCGCGTCGGTGGGCACATTCCCGGAGCGGTCTCCGCGCCCACCACGGAGAACGTGGCGGAATCCGGCCGCTTCCACCCCGCCGCGGACCTCGCCGACCGCTTCAAGTCGCTGGGCGCGACCGGCACTTCCGAGGTCGGCGTCTACTGCGGCTCGGGCGTCTCCGGCGCGCACGAGGTCCTCGCGCTGGCGGTCGCGGGCATCCCGGCCGCGCTGTACGTGGGCTCCTGGTCGGAGTGGTCCCAGGACGACGGCCGCCCGGTGGCGACGGGCCCGGACCCGCAGTAG
- a CDS encoding VOC family protein, whose product MTEARGSAGLNGTAYAPGTPCWVSLMVHGMAATQEFYEELFGWEFQPGPQHLGSYVRAQLDGQEVAGIGQLPPDRQLPIAWTPYFASDDVDLTAETVRHCGGTVGVGPLDAEDAGRLAIASDPAGAVFGVWQAAAHLGTGITGVPGTPTWNELMTRDSAGVAKFYETVFGFEEEPVVSADFDYITLHIEGRPVAGIHGVGNALPRDRGPHWMTYFEVADVDVSLVRLLDLGGHVLKPARDTPHGRIARVADPEGAVFSVVRTSDGSGVGAL is encoded by the coding sequence ATGACCGAGGCACGGGGGTCGGCCGGCCTGAACGGCACTGCGTACGCGCCCGGCACACCCTGCTGGGTGAGCCTGATGGTGCACGGGATGGCCGCGACCCAGGAGTTCTACGAGGAGCTGTTCGGCTGGGAGTTCCAGCCGGGCCCGCAGCACCTCGGCTCGTACGTGCGGGCGCAGCTCGACGGCCAGGAAGTGGCGGGCATCGGTCAGCTCCCGCCCGACCGCCAACTGCCCATCGCCTGGACGCCCTACTTCGCCTCGGACGACGTCGACCTGACGGCGGAAACGGTCCGGCACTGCGGCGGCACCGTCGGCGTCGGCCCGCTCGACGCCGAGGACGCCGGCCGACTGGCGATCGCCTCGGACCCGGCGGGCGCCGTCTTCGGCGTCTGGCAGGCCGCGGCCCATCTCGGTACGGGCATCACCGGCGTCCCCGGCACCCCCACCTGGAACGAGCTCATGACCCGCGACTCCGCCGGTGTCGCCAAGTTCTACGAGACGGTCTTCGGCTTCGAGGAGGAGCCCGTCGTCTCCGCCGACTTCGACTACATCACCCTCCACATCGAGGGGCGCCCGGTGGCCGGCATCCACGGCGTCGGCAACGCCCTGCCGCGTGACCGGGGACCCCACTGGATGACGTACTTCGAGGTCGCCGACGTGGACGTCTCCCTCGTCCGCCTCCTCGACCTGGGCGGCCACGTCCTCAAACCGGCCAGGGACACCCCGCACGGCCGTATCGCCAGGGTGGCGGACCCGGAGGGTGCGGTGTTCTCGGTGGTGCGGACGAGCGATGGGAGCGGCGTCGGCGCTCTTTGA
- a CDS encoding thymidine kinase produces the protein MPELVFFSGTMDCGKSTLALQIEHNRSARGLQGMIFTRDDRAGEGKLSSRLGLVTDAVEVEDDQDVYAYLVDHLSRGGRADYVIADEAQFLAPEQIDQLARVVDDLGIDVFAFGITTDFRSKLFPGSQRLVELADRVEVLQVEALCWCGARATHNARTIGGHMVVEGAQVVVGDVDQSEDIGYEVLCRRHHRKRMTAATACAGVLSPDVLPVDAVSRT, from the coding sequence ATGCCCGAGCTGGTGTTCTTCTCCGGAACCATGGACTGCGGGAAGTCGACACTGGCTCTCCAGATCGAGCACAACCGCTCGGCCCGGGGCCTGCAGGGCATGATCTTCACCCGTGACGACCGTGCGGGCGAGGGCAAGCTGTCCTCCCGCCTCGGCCTGGTCACGGACGCGGTGGAGGTCGAGGACGACCAGGACGTGTACGCGTACCTGGTGGACCACCTCTCGCGGGGCGGCCGCGCGGACTACGTCATCGCGGACGAGGCGCAGTTCCTCGCCCCCGAGCAGATCGACCAACTCGCCCGCGTGGTCGACGACCTGGGCATCGACGTCTTCGCCTTCGGCATCACGACGGACTTCCGCTCCAAGCTCTTCCCCGGCTCCCAGCGCCTTGTCGAACTCGCCGACCGGGTCGAGGTCCTCCAGGTCGAGGCGCTCTGCTGGTGCGGCGCCCGCGCCACCCACAACGCCCGCACCATAGGCGGCCACATGGTCGTCGAGGGCGCCCAGGTCGTCGTCGGGGACGTCGACCAGTCGGAGGACATCGGCTACGAGGTCCTGTGCCGCAGACACCACCGCAAGCGGATGACCGCGGCCACCGCCTGCGCGGGCGTGCTGTCCCCGGACGTGCTGCCGGTGGACGCGGTGTCCCGGACCTGA
- a CDS encoding alkaline phosphatase family protein yields the protein MSQQVWDLPEPLSLDSAPVPEYGAGSLADLLPTLAAGMDVPDVTASLTELSPADRNCVFLIDGLGWEQLKTHPDEAPFMSSLLGSSRGGTGRPITAGYPATTATSLASVGTGLPPGAHGLPGYTARNPETGELMNQLRWQPWTQPRTWQPYPTVFQLADAAGVHTAQVSSPHFQNTPLTKVALSGGTFHGRLTGEDRMDLAAEQLAAGDRSLVYTYYAEVDGKGHRFGVDSDPWRGQLMYVDRLVQRLAEQLPPRTALYVTADHGMIDIPFDEQHRIDFDEDWELRAGVALLGGEGRARHVYAVPGAESDVLTCWREVLGEQFWVASRDEAIAAGWFGPQIDERVYARIGDVVAAARDDVLIIASEREPKESAMVGNHGSMTSVEQHIPLLEIRS from the coding sequence ATGTCCCAGCAAGTCTGGGACCTCCCGGAACCGCTCTCCCTCGACTCCGCTCCCGTACCCGAGTACGGGGCCGGTTCGCTCGCCGACCTGCTGCCCACTCTGGCCGCGGGCATGGACGTCCCGGACGTCACCGCCTCGCTCACGGAACTGAGCCCGGCCGACCGGAACTGCGTCTTCCTGATCGACGGCCTCGGCTGGGAGCAGCTCAAGACGCACCCGGACGAGGCCCCGTTCATGAGCTCTCTCCTGGGCAGCTCGCGCGGCGGCACCGGCCGCCCGATCACAGCGGGCTACCCCGCCACCACCGCGACCTCCCTGGCCTCGGTCGGTACGGGACTGCCGCCGGGCGCGCACGGCCTGCCCGGCTACACCGCGCGCAACCCGGAGACCGGCGAGCTGATGAACCAGCTCCGCTGGCAGCCGTGGACGCAGCCGCGCACCTGGCAGCCGTACCCCACCGTGTTCCAGTTGGCCGACGCGGCGGGTGTGCACACGGCCCAGGTGTCGTCACCACACTTCCAGAACACCCCGCTGACCAAGGTCGCCCTCAGCGGCGGCACGTTCCACGGGCGGCTGACCGGCGAGGACCGTATGGACCTCGCGGCCGAGCAACTGGCCGCCGGTGACCGCTCGCTGGTCTACACGTACTACGCGGAGGTCGACGGCAAGGGCCACCGCTTCGGCGTCGACTCGGACCCCTGGCGCGGACAACTCATGTACGTGGACCGGCTGGTCCAGCGGCTGGCCGAGCAACTTCCCCCGCGCACGGCCCTGTACGTCACCGCGGACCACGGCATGATCGACATCCCCTTCGACGAGCAGCACCGCATCGACTTCGACGAGGACTGGGAGCTGCGCGCCGGAGTCGCCCTGCTCGGGGGCGAGGGCCGCGCCCGGCACGTCTACGCGGTCCCGGGCGCCGAGTCGGACGTCCTGACCTGCTGGCGCGAGGTGCTCGGCGAGCAGTTCTGGGTGGCGTCGCGGGACGAGGCGATCGCGGCGGGCTGGTTCGGCCCGCAGATCGACGAGCGGGTGTACGCGCGCATCGGCGACGTGGTCGCGGCCGCCCGCGACGACGTACTGATCATCGCGTCCGAGCGGGAGCCGAAGGAGTCGGCGATGGTCGGCAACCACGGCTCGATGACATCGGTGGAGCAGCACATCCCGCTTCTGGAAATACGTTCCTGA
- a CDS encoding DUF5998 family protein, with translation MAKTSTTTQGLRAAIERSGYYPALVAEAVEAAVGGEPIRSYLVHQETTFDANEVRRHVTVLVLTGNRFIVSHTDEQAADSTSPTPYATTSTESVKLGRISSVVLSRVVANPEKYVPGTLPREVVLTIGWGAVARIDLEPAACGDPNCEADHGYTGSSTADDLSLRVSEAGDGPDAVRQTLAFAQSLSEATADVTR, from the coding sequence ATGGCCAAGACCAGTACGACGACCCAGGGGCTGCGAGCGGCGATCGAGCGCAGCGGCTACTACCCGGCCCTCGTGGCCGAGGCGGTGGAGGCCGCTGTGGGCGGCGAGCCCATCCGGTCGTATCTGGTCCATCAGGAGACGACCTTCGACGCCAACGAGGTGCGTCGGCATGTGACGGTGCTGGTCCTCACGGGAAACCGATTCATCGTGAGCCACACCGACGAGCAGGCGGCGGACAGCACGTCCCCGACTCCCTACGCGACCACGTCGACCGAGTCCGTGAAGCTTGGCCGAATCTCGTCGGTCGTGCTCAGCCGGGTCGTCGCCAATCCGGAGAAGTACGTTCCGGGGACGCTGCCCCGCGAGGTCGTTCTCACCATCGGCTGGGGCGCGGTCGCCCGTATCGACCTGGAGCCCGCCGCCTGCGGCGACCCCAACTGCGAGGCGGACCACGGGTACACGGGCAGTTCGACGGCGGACGACCTGAGCCTGCGCGTCAGCGAGGCCGGGGACGGCCCGGACGCCGTGCGGCAGACGCTCGCCTTCGCGCAGTCGCTCTCCGAGGCGACCGCGGACGTCACCCGCTGA
- a CDS encoding bifunctional GNAT family N-acetyltransferase/acetate--CoA ligase family protein: MQTSPDRHEYPAHWEADVVLRDGGTARIRPITADDADRLVSFYEQVSDESKYYRFFAPYPRLSAKDVHRFTHHDFVDRVGLAATVGGEFIATVRYDRINADGLPSSSPADEAEVAFLVQDAHQGRGVASALLEHIAAVARERDIRRFAAEVLPANTKMIKVFTDAGYQQKRHFEDGVVRLEFDLEPTDRSLAVQRAREQRAEARSVARLLAPRSVAVIGAGRAPGGVGRSVLENLRDAGFTGRLYAVNGALQEKELDGVPAYRSVRDIPEPVDLAVVAVQADRVPEVVAECGEHQVQGLVVVAAGYAESGPEGRERQRELVRQARTYGMRIIGPNAFGVINTSPEVRLNASLAPEMPRAGRIGLFAQSGAIGIALLSRLERRGGGVTGVTGVSTFVSSGNRADVSGNDVLQYWYDDPDTDVALMYLESIGNPRKFTRLARRTAAAKPLVVVQGARHGGAAPQGHAVRATRLPHTTVSALLRQAGVIRVDTITELVDAGLLLARQPLPAGPRVAILGNSESLGLLTYDACLSEGLRPLPLVDLTTAASAGDFRAALAHALADDACDAVVVTVIPAVGETPAAEAALAEALRSASAAAPAKPVLVVHVELGGIAQALSAAAGTAPRAARPAPAFSGSTHPIRPADRPPTAAEAPEPEADSRLIPAYPATERAVRALAEAVRYGQWRREAADPGRVPEYEDIDEKGAAEQIDALLGNGAMGGLTLGPDDTRTLLGRYGIDVRRALPAPTPDEAVAAAQRLGYPVALKTTAPHLRHRADLGGVRLDLADEEQLRRAYTELTSLFGKPEELRPVVQAMAPRGVDTVVRAVIDPAAGAVLSFGLAGAPSELLGDTAHRLIPVTDRDAASLVRSIRTAPLLFGWRGSAPADTAALEELLLRLSRLVDDHPEVVSVSLEPVVVAPRGLSALGASVRLAPPPARDDFGPRRLPVY; encoded by the coding sequence ATGCAGACCTCGCCGGACCGGCACGAGTACCCAGCTCACTGGGAGGCCGATGTCGTGCTGCGCGACGGTGGGACCGCGCGCATCCGGCCCATCACGGCCGACGACGCCGACCGCCTGGTCAGCTTCTACGAGCAGGTGTCCGACGAGTCGAAGTACTACCGCTTCTTCGCGCCGTACCCGCGCCTGTCCGCCAAGGACGTCCATCGCTTCACCCACCACGACTTTGTGGACCGGGTGGGACTCGCGGCCACGGTGGGCGGCGAGTTCATCGCCACCGTACGCTACGACCGCATCAACGCCGACGGTCTCCCCTCGTCGTCCCCCGCGGACGAGGCCGAGGTCGCCTTCCTCGTGCAGGACGCCCACCAGGGCCGGGGCGTGGCGTCGGCCCTGCTGGAGCACATCGCGGCCGTCGCCCGCGAGCGCGACATCCGCCGCTTCGCCGCCGAGGTGCTGCCCGCGAACACCAAGATGATCAAGGTGTTCACGGACGCCGGGTACCAGCAGAAGCGCCACTTCGAAGACGGCGTCGTACGCCTGGAGTTCGACCTCGAACCCACCGACCGCTCGCTCGCCGTGCAGCGCGCGCGGGAGCAGCGGGCGGAGGCGCGCTCAGTGGCCCGGCTCCTCGCTCCCCGTTCGGTCGCCGTCATCGGCGCGGGCCGCGCACCCGGGGGAGTGGGCCGCAGCGTCCTGGAGAACCTCCGCGACGCGGGATTCACCGGGCGCCTGTACGCGGTGAACGGGGCACTTCAGGAGAAGGAGCTCGACGGAGTTCCGGCGTACCGCTCCGTCCGCGACATCCCCGAGCCCGTCGACCTCGCCGTCGTCGCGGTCCAGGCCGACCGCGTCCCCGAAGTCGTGGCCGAGTGCGGCGAACACCAGGTGCAGGGGCTCGTCGTGGTCGCCGCGGGATACGCAGAGAGCGGCCCCGAGGGCAGGGAGCGCCAGCGCGAGCTCGTGCGCCAGGCGCGCACGTACGGGATGCGCATCATCGGACCGAACGCCTTCGGAGTCATCAATACCTCCCCGGAGGTGCGGCTCAACGCCTCGCTCGCCCCCGAGATGCCGCGCGCCGGTCGGATCGGCCTGTTCGCCCAGTCCGGTGCCATCGGTATCGCCCTGCTCTCCCGGCTGGAGCGGCGCGGCGGCGGGGTCACGGGCGTGACCGGCGTTTCGACGTTCGTCTCTTCGGGCAACCGCGCGGATGTGTCCGGCAACGACGTCCTTCAGTACTGGTACGACGACCCCGACACCGATGTCGCCCTCATGTACCTCGAATCCATCGGGAACCCGAGGAAGTTCACCCGCCTCGCGCGGCGCACGGCGGCGGCCAAGCCCCTGGTCGTCGTCCAGGGCGCACGGCACGGCGGGGCCGCGCCCCAGGGACATGCCGTACGGGCCACCCGCCTGCCGCACACGACGGTGTCGGCGCTGCTCCGGCAGGCCGGGGTCATCCGGGTGGACACGATCACGGAGCTGGTCGACGCGGGACTGCTGCTCGCCCGCCAGCCGCTGCCTGCCGGGCCCCGGGTGGCGATCCTCGGGAACTCCGAGTCGCTCGGGCTGCTGACGTACGACGCGTGCCTCTCCGAGGGGCTGCGGCCGTTGCCCCTGGTGGACCTGACCACGGCCGCCTCGGCCGGGGACTTCCGCGCCGCGCTGGCGCACGCGCTGGCCGACGACGCCTGTGACGCCGTCGTGGTCACCGTGATTCCGGCGGTGGGGGAGACGCCGGCGGCCGAAGCGGCCCTGGCGGAGGCGCTGCGCTCGGCCTCCGCCGCGGCTCCGGCCAAGCCGGTCCTCGTGGTCCACGTCGAGCTGGGCGGGATCGCTCAGGCGCTGTCCGCGGCGGCCGGCACCGCGCCCCGGGCCGCTCGTCCCGCCCCCGCCTTCTCGGGCAGCACCCACCCCATCCGCCCGGCGGACCGCCCGCCGACAGCGGCGGAAGCACCCGAGCCCGAGGCCGACTCCCGTCTCATCCCCGCCTACCCCGCCACCGAGCGAGCCGTCCGCGCCCTCGCCGAAGCCGTGCGGTACGGCCAGTGGCGCCGCGAGGCCGCCGACCCCGGACGCGTGCCCGAGTACGAGGACATCGACGAGAAGGGAGCGGCCGAGCAGATCGACGCCCTGCTGGGGAACGGGGCCATGGGCGGCCTCACCCTCGGCCCCGACGACACCCGCACCCTCCTCGGGCGGTACGGCATCGACGTACGCCGCGCCCTGCCCGCGCCCACGCCCGACGAGGCCGTCGCCGCGGCGCAGCGCCTCGGCTACCCCGTGGCCCTCAAGACCACCGCCCCGCACCTGCGCCACCGCGCCGACCTGGGCGGCGTACGGCTGGATCTGGCGGACGAGGAGCAACTGCGCAGGGCGTACACCGAGTTGACCAGCCTCTTCGGGAAGCCCGAGGAACTGCGCCCGGTGGTGCAGGCGATGGCACCGCGCGGGGTCGACACGGTCGTACGGGCGGTCATCGACCCGGCGGCCGGAGCGGTGCTCTCCTTCGGGCTCGCGGGGGCCCCGTCCGAGCTGCTCGGGGACACCGCGCACCGACTGATTCCGGTCACCGACCGGGACGCGGCCTCGCTGGTCCGGTCGATCCGGACCGCGCCGCTCCTCTTCGGCTGGCGGGGCTCGGCACCGGCGGACACGGCGGCCCTGGAGGAACTGCTGCTGCGCCTGTCACGCCTTGTGGACGACCACCCGGAGGTCGTCTCCGTGTCCCTGGAGCCCGTCGTCGTCGCCCCGCGCGGGCTGAGCGCGCTCGGCGCCTCCGTGCGGCTCGCACCGCCGCCCGCCCGCGACGACTTCGGTCCGCGCAGGCTTCCTGTGTACTGA
- a CDS encoding HPr family phosphocarrier protein: MAERRVNVGWAEGLHARPASIFVRAATASGVPVTIAKADGNPVNAASMLAVLGLGAQGGEEIVLASDAEGADTALDRLAKLVAEGLEELPETV, encoded by the coding sequence ATGGCTGAGCGCCGCGTCAACGTCGGCTGGGCCGAGGGCCTTCACGCCCGTCCCGCCTCCATCTTCGTCCGGGCCGCCACGGCCTCCGGCGTCCCCGTGACGATCGCCAAGGCCGACGGCAACCCCGTCAACGCCGCCTCCATGCTCGCGGTTCTCGGCCTGGGCGCGCAGGGCGGCGAGGAGATCGTCCTCGCCTCCGACGCCGAGGGGGCGGACACCGCGCTCGACCGCCTGGCGAAGCTGGTCGCCGAGGGTCTTGAGGAGCTCCCCGAGACCGTCTGA
- a CDS encoding GntR family transcriptional regulator, whose amino-acid sequence MRIPAHSVCTAIRDDIVAGVYERGGRLTEELLARRYGVSRVPVREALRTLEAEGFVVTRRHAGACVAEPTEQEASDLLEMRMLLEPLGAARAAQRRTEAHLKVLRGLVRLGQERARRGNSEDLRSLGAWFHETLAQASGSPALTSTLAQLRHKIAWMYSVEAPAHPAESWGEHGAIVDAVARGDSDRARSITALHTERATAAHRLRFPGGGDRVERVRTSQHPVNTAGLRH is encoded by the coding sequence ATGCGTATTCCCGCGCACTCGGTATGCACGGCGATCCGTGACGACATCGTCGCGGGTGTCTACGAGCGCGGCGGCCGGCTCACCGAAGAACTGCTCGCGCGCCGGTACGGCGTCTCGCGGGTCCCCGTGCGTGAGGCGCTGCGCACCCTGGAGGCGGAAGGCTTCGTCGTCACGCGTCGGCACGCGGGCGCGTGCGTCGCGGAGCCCACCGAACAGGAGGCCTCCGACCTCCTGGAGATGCGCATGCTGCTGGAGCCGCTGGGTGCCGCGCGCGCCGCCCAGCGCCGCACCGAGGCGCACCTCAAGGTGCTGCGCGGCCTGGTCAGGCTGGGGCAGGAGAGGGCCAGGAGAGGCAACAGCGAGGATCTGCGCTCGCTCGGTGCCTGGTTCCACGAGACGCTCGCCCAGGCCTCCGGAAGCCCCGCGCTGACCTCCACGCTCGCCCAGCTGCGGCACAAGATCGCCTGGATGTACTCGGTCGAGGCGCCGGCCCACCCCGCCGAGTCCTGGGGCGAGCACGGCGCCATCGTGGACGCCGTCGCGCGCGGCGACAGCGACCGGGCCAGGTCGATCACGGCGCTGCACACCGAGCGGGCGACGGCCGCTCATCGGCTGCGCTTTCCCGGCGGCGGTGACCGCGTGGAGCGTGTGAGGACTTCGCAACATCCTGTAAACACGGCAGGCCTGCGGCATTAA
- a CDS encoding M23 family metallopeptidase, whose translation MAFTRATGKHRRPSRMKHNTNRTVGVAALATTGVVGTLAAPSFAAESPAEQTLTQAITIGDSLADEIDAQAAAQQQAADEAAAREKAEAAAKERAKEAAEKLKKEREAKARAAREAERKRLLNTYTSPIAGSYVSTGYQAGGAVWSSGSHTGIDFHAASGTTVHAVGSGTVVEAGWGGSYGNQVVIKMNDGTYTQYGHMSSLGVSVGQTVTPGQQIGLSGATGNVTGAHLHFEARTTAEYGSDIDPLGYLRQHGVNV comes from the coding sequence ATGGCGTTCACCCGCGCCACCGGGAAGCACCGTCGTCCCAGCCGCATGAAGCACAACACCAACAGGACCGTTGGCGTCGCCGCACTCGCCACCACCGGTGTCGTCGGCACCCTGGCTGCTCCCTCGTTCGCCGCCGAGAGCCCGGCCGAGCAGACCCTCACCCAGGCGATCACCATCGGCGACTCGCTCGCCGATGAGATCGACGCGCAGGCTGCCGCCCAGCAGCAGGCCGCCGACGAGGCCGCGGCCCGCGAGAAGGCCGAGGCCGCCGCGAAGGAGCGCGCCAAGGAGGCGGCGGAGAAGCTCAAGAAGGAGCGCGAGGCCAAGGCCCGCGCCGCCCGCGAGGCCGAGCGCAAGCGCCTGCTGAACACCTACACCTCGCCCATCGCCGGTTCGTACGTCTCCACCGGCTACCAGGCGGGTGGCGCGGTCTGGTCCTCCGGCAGCCACACCGGTATCGACTTCCACGCCGCGAGCGGTACCACCGTGCACGCGGTGGGCTCCGGCACCGTCGTGGAGGCCGGCTGGGGCGGCTCGTACGGCAACCAGGTCGTCATCAAGATGAACGACGGTACCTACACCCAGTACGGGCACATGTCGTCCCTCGGTGTCTCGGTCGGCCAGACGGTCACCCCGGGCCAGCAGATAGGCCTCTCCGGGGCGACCGGCAACGTCACCGGGGCGCACCTGCACTTCGAGGCGCGGACGACCGCGGAGTACGGCTCGGACATCGACCCCCTCGGGTACCTCCGCCAGCATGGCGTGAACGTCTGA